A single genomic interval of Chryseobacterium paludis harbors:
- a CDS encoding cupin domain-containing protein, with the protein MENEKFSSKDFHKTFARPEYQKPSHLIHKNVEKAGEHDQFSTERKHPVFFVDLPSKNVSMTIGGLLPGQQTNKHRHTYETVLYVIEGKGWTEIEGEKVEWQAGDAVYIPSWGWHKHQNLSDTEPAKYIACENAPQLQNLGVALREEEGRD; encoded by the coding sequence ATGGAAAATGAAAAATTCAGTTCAAAAGACTTTCACAAAACTTTTGCCAGACCCGAGTACCAAAAACCAAGTCACCTCATTCATAAAAATGTAGAAAAAGCTGGTGAACACGATCAATTTTCAACCGAAAGAAAACATCCCGTATTCTTTGTCGATCTACCCAGTAAAAATGTGAGTATGACCATCGGAGGTTTGCTACCTGGGCAACAAACCAATAAACACCGCCATACTTATGAGACTGTATTGTATGTTATCGAAGGAAAAGGCTGGACAGAAATAGAAGGTGAGAAAGTGGAGTGGCAAGCAGGTGATGCAGTGTATATTCCATCTTGGGGATGGCATAAGCATCAAAATTTGAGTGATACGGAACCGGCTAAATATATTGCCTGTGAAAATGCACCCCAATTACAGAATTTAGGAGTTGCTCTAAGAGAAGAAGAAGGAAGAGATTAG